The Vicinamibacterales bacterium DNA window GACGCCGGGGCTCTGGGCCTCGGCGCCCTTCGCCGCGCCAGAAATCTGCACCTGGTCGTAGGTGTTGTAGTCGCCGAAGAACTGGTCCCAGACGACGCCGTCGAACTGGATGAGCTCACCGCCCGTGCGGCCGTAGCTGCGGGCGCCCGTCGTCGTGGAGCCGCCGACCGTGTTGCCGCCGACGTCGAACTGCGTCGGCGAGAGGCCCGGCACGAGGCGCGCCAGGCCCCGGATCCCGCGGCCGTAGGGCAGGTTCTCCATCTGCTCCTCGCTCCAGTTCACGGCGACCTCCGAGTTCTGGAGGTCGATGGTGGGCGTGGAGCTCGTGACCGTGATCGACTCCTCGAGCGTGTCGAGCTGCAGGGGGCCGTTCACGGTGGCCGTCGCGTTGGCGTTCACGACGACGTTCTCGAAGGTGAGCGTCTTGAAGCTGATGAGCTCGAAGGTGACGGTGTAGACGCCGGGCGGCAGCTGCACGAACCGATACGAGCCCAGGGCGTCGGTCACGGCCGTCCGCGCGCCGCCGATCATGGCCGGGCTGCCCAGGGTCACCGTCACCCCGGGGAGCACCGCCCCGCTGCCGTCCTGTGCCCGCCCGGTGATCGTCCCGGTCGTTGCCTGCGCCGATACCGGCGTGGCGGACGCCGCCGTCACGGCGAGTCCGACAGCCAGCACTCTCGTCCACTCACGCCACGCCATGGGCTCCCCCTTGCTCGCGTCGAGGGGAAGCGCCCCGGCGCGAGGTGCGGCGTAGCGTAGCAGATAACCTGGAGCTGAATTACCGGAACGGCTGCACGGAATCTACGGGGTGATCAGCCGCTTGAACGCCGGTGTGTCCTTGATTGCGGCGAAGGCCGGGTCGGTCGCCGCCTGGGCCTTCCACTGCCGCGGCTGCCGGCGGATGGCGGCGCCCAGCTGCTCCAGGGCCTTGGCCGGCTGGCCGGCGTCGGCATACCGCTGCGCGAGCGCGTACATCAAGGTCTCGGCGCGCGGGTTGATCGCCAGCGCCTGCTGCATCGCCGCGATCGCCTCGGCGTGGCGTCCCTGCTTCGCCATCGCGGCAGCCGACTCGGTGAGGCGCTGCGGGACGCCCAGCGTCATCTTCATCAGGCGCCGGAGCTCCAGGAACGGCTGCTCGTGATCGTCCACGCGCACGTCCACGATGCGCTCCACGGTCGAATCGGAGCCGGGCGGGATCGGCCGGACCACCAGCAGGCCCGCTGACTGCATGCCCCGCGTGTCGCCGCCCTTGGACTGGCCCGCGTCGAGGGCGTCCATCAGGCGCTCGGCCATCGACCCCGTGCCTCGCTGGTAGGCCTCGGCCATGGCCTGGACCACCGCCTGGCTCGCGAGCGTGTTGCCCTGCGCGGAGAAGTTCACGCCGGTCACGTGTCCGGCGTAGCCGCCGAGGTGCACGAGGTCCTTCTGGTCGGAGTTCCTGTCGATGACGCGCCTGCCCGTGTAGACGG harbors:
- a CDS encoding DUF1028 domain-containing protein, yielding MIRTPRPALVAAAVALLGAAGAASGPAAGPDPWFGTFSIIAVDPATKELGVGVQSRAFGAGAAVPYAKAGVGAVATQAAANRLYGPKAIALLEQGLSPAEVVKRITDEDPGRDTRQVAVIDMQGRSAVYTGRRVIDRNSDQKDLVHLGGYAGHVTGVNFSAQGNTLASQAVVQAMAEAYQRGTGSMAERLMDALDAGQSKGGDTRGMQSAGLLVVRPIPPGSDSTVERIVDVRVDDHEQPFLELRRLMKMTLGVPQRLTESAAAMAKQGRHAEAIAAMQQALAINPRAETLMYALAQRYADAGQPAKALEQLGAAIRRQPRQWKAQAATDPAFAAIKDTPAFKRLITP